From the genome of Psychroserpens ponticola, one region includes:
- a CDS encoding T9SS type A sorting domain-containing protein gives MKNYYISLVALFISFTLNAQIIDIPDPLFKNLLVNGNCAILNNSGTYEDVDTNNDNEIQINEALAVTKLRLSWQQGFSSVEGIEYFTNLEELIFIDTTNLTSIDLTNNTSLETIKIENCPALTSFNINGLVNLDFLSCTINNLTEIDLSTNINLTEVYITDTWVNPDSISTLTNIIINPSNVIETFVLYNSLISDFDFSIMPELQTLDCRYNQFTELDISSNPLLQVVNCSNNMISNLDLSSNPLLETLYCNFNMLTSLDISNTLIKELQCSFNQLETLNLKNDVYNKEYCFSSDCYGWINYNPNLAYICVDDELFNGNSEFEQVLSYIDYFGYNCVVNSYCSFELGGEFYTINGNTKIDLDYNGCDINDTVLPHVNFEITNGSETGNFISNTSGDYSIPLGNGSHTITPILENPSYFTVTPSSLTVDFPTDASPFMQDFCITPNGTFNDLEITIIPLGVARSGFDANYKIIYKNKGNTSLSGDINFNFQDDLMNFILATPTENSQSPNTLTWTFNDLTPFEIREIELTLNLNTPMDPVPLNDGDVLSFICSINFSETDETPDDNTFELQQTVVNSYDPNDKTCLEGAFITPEMVGDYVHYMIRFENTGSAEAVNIVVKDDIDRTKYDLSSLVPITASHDYVARIKDNAVFHYVEFIFENINLPFDDANNDGYIVFKIRTLDTLVLNDTFENDAEIYFDFNFPIITNNEQTTIATLSTEDFELANNSISLYPNPTTNHLTLESKQAIKQITIYDISGRLINEVAVIGTKTELTISTEMLSTGTYFVNIKTETSEVVKKIIKE, from the coding sequence ATGAAAAATTACTACATATCTCTCGTTGCCCTTTTTATCTCTTTTACTTTAAATGCACAGATTATTGATATTCCTGACCCATTATTTAAAAATTTATTGGTAAATGGCAATTGTGCAATTTTAAATAATTCAGGTACTTATGAGGATGTTGATACTAATAATGATAATGAAATTCAAATTAATGAAGCACTAGCCGTAACAAAGTTAAGACTATCTTGGCAACAAGGTTTTTCTTCAGTCGAAGGAATAGAATATTTCACAAACCTTGAGGAGTTAATTTTTATTGATACGACTAATTTAACTTCAATTGATTTAACAAATAATACTAGCCTTGAAACCATAAAAATTGAAAATTGTCCAGCTTTAACTTCTTTTAATATTAATGGCTTAGTTAATCTAGACTTCCTCTCCTGTACAATAAACAACCTTACAGAAATAGACTTGAGCACTAATATTAATTTGACTGAAGTATATATTACAGACACTTGGGTTAATCCTGATTCGATTTCAACTTTAACTAATATAATTATCAATCCTTCGAATGTGATTGAGACATTTGTACTATACAATTCTTTAATTTCAGATTTTGATTTTAGTATTATGCCTGAATTACAAACTTTAGATTGCAGATACAATCAATTTACCGAATTAGATATTAGTTCAAATCCATTATTACAAGTAGTAAATTGTAGTAATAATATGATTTCTAATCTAGATTTAAGTTCAAATCCATTACTTGAAACACTTTATTGCAATTTTAATATGTTAACATCATTAGATATTAGCAACACACTAATTAAAGAACTTCAATGTTCTTTTAATCAGCTTGAAACTTTAAATTTGAAAAACGATGTATATAATAAGGAATATTGTTTTAGTTCTGATTGCTATGGATGGATTAATTATAATCCGAACTTGGCATATATTTGTGTAGATGATGAACTTTTCAATGGTAATAGTGAGTTTGAACAAGTTCTAAGTTATATTGATTATTTTGGTTATAATTGTGTAGTTAATTCGTATTGCTCTTTTGAACTAGGTGGAGAATTCTATACCATAAATGGTAATACAAAAATTGATTTAGATTACAATGGCTGTGATATAAACGATACTGTTTTACCACATGTAAATTTTGAAATTACAAATGGATCTGAAACTGGGAATTTCATTTCTAACACTTCTGGAGATTATTCTATTCCTTTGGGAAATGGTTCTCATACCATAACTCCTATCCTTGAAAATCCGAGTTATTTTACAGTAACTCCTTCAAGTCTTACAGTTGATTTTCCAACAGATGCAAGTCCGTTTATGCAAGATTTTTGCATCACGCCAAATGGTACATTTAACGATTTAGAAATCACTATCATTCCCTTAGGTGTTGCTCGTTCTGGTTTTGATGCCAATTATAAAATCATCTATAAAAACAAAGGGAATACTTCGCTTTCAGGAGATATCAATTTTAATTTTCAAGATGACCTTATGAATTTTATTTTGGCTACTCCTACTGAAAATTCTCAATCTCCAAATACCTTAACTTGGACATTCAATGACTTAACACCATTTGAAATTCGTGAGATTGAATTGACCTTGAATTTAAATACACCAATGGATCCAGTTCCTTTAAACGATGGAGATGTGTTGTCATTTATTTGTTCTATCAATTTTTCGGAAACTGATGAAACACCAGATGATAATACCTTTGAACTTCAACAAACTGTAGTCAATTCTTATGACCCAAATGATAAAACCTGTTTAGAAGGTGCTTTTATTACACCTGAAATGGTTGGTGATTATGTACACTATATGATTCGTTTTGAAAATACAGGATCTGCTGAAGCTGTAAACATAGTGGTAAAAGATGATATTGATAGAACCAAGTATGACTTATCGTCACTTGTTCCAATTACTGCTAGTCATGACTATGTTGCTAGAATTAAAGATAATGCTGTATTCCATTATGTAGAGTTCATTTTTGAAAATATCAACTTACCTTTTGATGATGCCAATAATGATGGTTATATCGTTTTTAAAATTAGAACATTGGATACTTTAGTGTTAAATGACACTTTTGAAAATGATGCTGAAATTTATTTCGATTTTAATTTTCCAATCATTACTAATAACGAACAAACGACAATTGCCACTTTAAGTACTGAAGACTTTGAGTTGGCAAATAATTCAATTTCACTATATCCTAATCCGACGACCAATCATCTTACTTTAGAGTCAAAGCAAGCTATAAAGCAAATCACGATTTATGATATTTCTGGCAGATTGATAAATGAGGTTGCTGTTATTGGTACAAAAACAGAGTTAACCATATCTACTGAAATGCTTTCAACTGGGACTTATTTTGTAAACATTAAAACGGAAACGAGTGAAGTTGTGAAGAAAATTATTAAAGAATAA
- a CDS encoding MGMT family protein, translating to MKPETLNFFDKVYEVAKLIPFGRVTSYGAIANYLGAKRSARMVGYAMNGSHGKDVPAHRVVNRKGLLTGKHHFDGTNLMQQLLESEGIVVIENQIQDLDKVYWDPSKEL from the coding sequence ATGAAACCTGAGACTTTAAACTTCTTCGATAAAGTTTATGAGGTTGCAAAACTAATTCCCTTTGGAAGAGTAACAAGTTATGGAGCGATTGCTAATTATTTAGGTGCAAAACGAAGCGCCAGAATGGTAGGTTATGCGATGAATGGTTCTCATGGAAAAGATGTACCTGCACATCGTGTTGTAAATAGAAAAGGATTATTAACAGGAAAGCATCATTTTGATGGCACTAACCTTATGCAACAATTGCTAGAAAGCGAAGGTATTGTTGTTATTGAAAATCAAATTCAAGATTTAGACAAGGTGTATTGGGACCCTTCTAAAGAGTTGTAA
- a CDS encoding LysE family transporter encodes MNITVIFFLGLVIALMGVIPPGLLNMTAAKISLKEGYNRGIVFSIGVCLVVFLQTYIAAMFARYLSNHPHTVEILRQVALVIFVLITIYFLFIAKTSPKPDIEPDSKSKESRFFQGVFLSAINVFPIPYQAYMTISIAGFGWFAFDPMSILTYCSGAAMGTFVMLYVYIFFFDKINNKKFTSQKNMNKSIGIITAIVAAATLINILLDL; translated from the coding sequence TTGAATATTACTGTCATTTTTTTTCTTGGATTAGTTATCGCATTAATGGGTGTTATTCCTCCAGGATTATTAAATATGACTGCTGCAAAAATCAGTTTGAAAGAAGGCTATAATAGAGGAATAGTGTTTTCAATTGGAGTATGTTTAGTCGTTTTTTTACAAACCTATATTGCTGCCATGTTTGCTCGTTATTTAAGTAATCATCCACACACAGTCGAAATCTTAAGGCAAGTCGCTCTAGTCATTTTTGTATTAATTACAATTTATTTTTTGTTCATAGCAAAAACATCTCCAAAACCAGATATTGAACCAGATAGTAAAAGTAAAGAAAGCCGATTTTTTCAAGGTGTCTTTTTATCTGCTATTAATGTGTTTCCAATACCATATCAAGCTTACATGACTATTTCTATTGCAGGATTTGGTTGGTTTGCATTTGATCCTATGAGTATTTTAACCTATTGCTCAGGAGCTGCAATGGGAACCTTTGTAATGCTCTATGTTTATATTTTCTTTTTTGATAAAATAAATAATAAAAAGTTCACATCTCAAAAAAACATGAATAAAAGTATTGGGATCATTACAGCAATAGTAGCAGCAGCAACATTGATTAATATTTTATTAGATCTTTAA